In one Balaenoptera musculus isolate JJ_BM4_2016_0621 chromosome 2, mBalMus1.pri.v3, whole genome shotgun sequence genomic region, the following are encoded:
- the GLRX5 gene encoding glutaredoxin-related protein 5, mitochondrial: MSGSLGRAAAALLRWGRGAGGGLRGPGVRAASSGGSGSSEHLDALVKKDRVVVFLKGTPEQPQCGFSNAVVQILRLHGVRDYAAYNVLDDPQLRQGIKDYSNWPTIPQVYLNGEFVGGCDILLQMHQNGDLVEELKKLGIRSALLDEKKDQDSK, encoded by the exons ATGAGCGGGTCCCTGGGCCGGGCGGCGGCGGCTCTGCTCCGCTGGGGGCGCGGCGCGGGCGGCGGCCTGCGGGGCCCGGGCGTGCGGGCGGCGAGCTCGGGCGGCAGCGGCTCGTCGGAGCACCTGGACGCGCTGGTGAAGAAGGACAGGGTGGTGGTCTTCCTAAAGGGGACGCCGGAGCAGCCCCAGTGCGGCTTCAGCAACGCCGTGGTGCAGATCCTGCGGCTGCACGGCGTCCGCGACTACGCGGCGTACAACGTGCTGGACGACCCCCAGCTCCGGCAAG GCATTAAAGACTATTCCAACTGGCCCACCATCCCGCAAGTGTACCTCAACGGCGAGTTCGTGGGGGGCTGTGACATTCTTCTGCAGATGCACCAGAATGGGGACCTGGTGGAAGAACTGAAAAAGCTGGGGATCCGCTCCGCCCTCTTAGATGAAAAGAAAGATCAAGACTCAAAGTGA